A segment of the Corylus avellana chromosome ca2, CavTom2PMs-1.0 genome:
ATTGTACGGACTTCACTCAACTTCAACCGCCAAAACTtgcaaaatgccaaaatctACAGAAGAATGACGACTATATTCCCCCCCAGAGCTCATCACCGAAATGCTTTCTCTACTGTTCGTCAAACCTCTACTGCGTTTTTAGTGCGTTTCGAAGTCATGGTTTGTCCTAATCAACGACCCAGATTTCATCGAGATTCACCTCAATCGCTCCATTAAGACCAACCGAGAACGCGCTCTCATTTCAGAAGCACACAAGGGCCTTACGCCGCAGACTTACTACTCGGTAAACTTTTCCGACAAGAAACGGTCCAGCAAGCCGGTGGAGATCTACCGGCCATTCAACCATCCAGGAGAAATGTTCAATAAAATTGTAGGCCATTGCAACGGCCTGGTTTGCCTCCATATCTGTTCCTTTTGTTGCTCCTTTgaagaaataaacaaatatcCCAATTATGAGATTGTGATTTGGAATCCATTgatcagaaaatacaaaaagttaCCCTTTAAGCCGATAGAAAATCCTGATGATTATGTGTTAAAAGTAGCATTTGGGTATGACCAAATCAACGACGACTACAAGGTTGTATGGATTTTGAAGCCCCGTCCACGGCTTGCCTCTGATCTTGCAAGTGTGGCCGAAGTTGGTCATCATGTATATAGTCTTAGAGGAAATTCTTGGAGAATGGTGGAAGACAAATGGCCTCACAAGGATTTGTATTTGCATATGCATTGCTCGGCTTCCTTGAACGGTGCTTTGCATTGGGTGGCTGGTCGGAGCGGGTTAACAAGTGCCATTGTCGCACTCGATCTCAACACTGAGAAATTTCGAATGCATGCGGTTCCGATTAAAATTAAACCGTTTTTCGAATACAACACACATTTGATGATCTTGGGAGGATGCCTGTGTGTTTGGGAGGCTAATTGTGAACAATTTTTTGGACATTTGGGTGATGAAGGAGTACGGGGTGGCGGCGAGCAATTGGACATGGCTTTATAGGTTGCCGCATAGTCCACAACAAACTCCTTCCTACTCCAAGCCTTTAGCCCTCTCAAACAATGGCGAAGAGGTTTTGATGCATGAGTATTCAGGGAAACTTTATTGgtataacataaaaaagaagagaagcaggaTTGTTGAGattcaaaaaaggaaaaggatagAAGAATCCGAGTTGAACTTTGTTGTTGTGGGAAGCCTCCTTCTCCTTGATGGGGAGCTTGACCATTGAGTTGATCAATATATGCACATGTGTTCTTCTATCATCTTTTTGGTTGACAAatgttttgggcattttgatGTTTGTTAATTGATAGCAATTGTCGTGGGTGTTTCGAATTAGAGATTGGATGAATTTGGGGGTTTATTTGTTGGCcttaatttgattttcatttggGATATTGATAGAATGAATAGAAGGAATATATGGgctaaagtttttatttttatttttatttattttggttgtaaagttttgggagagattTTTGTATGCattgggttttgatatttttgtgggAACATAGAAAGAACATAACACATTGTGGGATTTTTGTTACTTTTGCTGGCTCTCTCTGTTTGCTTTCTAAGAGAATTTTCAGTTCTGTTAGGAAGAATATCTTCAGGGAAACATCATGATTTTCTTGggaatttttgggttgatttgtttttgtgttaaAGCTTTGTCAAGAATTCAGCCtgtaattttcttgttttccaaCAAGTCAACGATCTTAGCCTTCACCGTAAATTGAAGGATGACGATCTTGATGTCCACTCAGTACTTAACATCTGGCTTTTACAAAGTTCAACTTTAGATCAAAATTTATGGGGACTACACTATAATTCTGTAGATTTCCATAGAAAGATCAATCTCGTGGTTTAAGACTCTACAATTTTAATAGGGACTCGTGCACAGAatgctttttaaatattagagccAATGGTATATACATGTAAATGTCTTAAAATCATCCGATGTGATTtacaacattactcatttacatATACCATTACGTCTAATATTCCAAGCATTATGTGCACTATTCCCGAACTAAAACCACAACATTGATTGTTCCAttgaatttgacaaaaatatagTGTAGTCCCAATAAAAATTGGTTTAAAGTTAAACTTGTAAAAGCCAAATGTTTTGAGTGTGTAGAAACCAAGATCATCTTCCTTTAAAAGCTAAGATCCACATCATTATCTAAATCATTAGTGATTCTTACTAATACtcagtgttttgtttttttttttattaaaaaaaaaatcgtgttGAAATCATATTAAACCTAGTCATAGGCAATAGAAGTGTAGTAAGCAGAGTGTCTATCAAGGTTGTGATTAGCTTTGGGAGGTGGGTTTGCTAAGTTTATTAGAGTTTGAAAAACGTTATGCCGACTccatatcacaattttatgtggaattaacggatatttatcaaagcaaacaatcaccaaaatatgaacaatcacacacaaggattTTTGTGACGAAAATGAatccttttagaaaccgat
Coding sequences within it:
- the LOC132169413 gene encoding F-box protein CPR1-like, with the translated sequence MVWILAFTCVSKSWFVLINDPDFIEIHLNRSIKTNRERALISEAHKGLTPQTYYSVNFSDKKRSSKPVEIYRPFNHPGEMFNKIVGHCNGLVCLHICSFCCSFEEINKYPNYEIVIWNPLIRKYKKLPFKPIENPDDYVLKVAFGYDQINDDYKVVWILKPRPRLASDLASVAEVGHHVYSLRGNSWRMVEDKWPHKDLYLHMHCSASLNGALHWVAGRSGLTSAIVALDLNTEKFRMHAEYGVAASNWTWLYRLPHSPQQTPSYSKPLALSNNGEEVLMHEYSGKLYWYNIKKKRSRIVEIQKRKRIEESELNFVVVGSLLLLDGELDH